The Cicer arietinum cultivar CDC Frontier isolate Library 1 chromosome 1, Cicar.CDCFrontier_v2.0, whole genome shotgun sequence genome contains the following window.
cgcacgtggcatttgtggctgcaaaggccgccacaaaggaacgcgcacgtggcatttgtggctgcaaaggccgccacaaaggaacgcgcacgtggcatttgtggctgcaaaggccgccacaaaggaacgcgcacgtggcatttgtggctgcaaaggccgccacaaaggaacgcgcacgtggcatttgtggctgcaaaggccgccacaaaggaacgcgcacgtggcatttgtggctgcaaaggccgccacaaaggaacgcgcacgtggcatttgtggctgcaaaggccgccacaaaggaacgcgcacgtggcatttgtggctgcaaaggccgccacaaaggaacgcgcacgtggcatttgtggctgcaaaggccgccacaaaggaacgcgcacgtggcatttgtggctgcaaaggccgccacaaaggaacgcgcacgtggcatttgtggctgcaaaggccgccacaaaggaacgcgcacgtggcatttgtggctgcaaaggccgccacaaaggaacgcgcacgtggcatttgtggctgcaaaggccgccacaaaggaacgcgcacgtggcatttgtggctgcaaaggccgccacaaaggaacgcgcacgtggcatttgtggctgcaaaggccgccacaaaggaacgcgcacgtggcatttgtggctgcaaaggccgccacaaaggaacgcgcacgtggcatttgtggctgcaaaggccgccacaaaggaacgcgcacgtggcatttgtggctgcaaaggccgccacaaaggaacgcgcacgtggcatttgtggctgcaaaggccgccacaaaggaacgcgcacgtggcatttgtggctgcaaaggccgccacaaaggaacgcgcacgtggcatttgtggctgcaaaggccgccacaaaggaacgcgcacgtggcatttgtggctgcaaaggccgccacaaaggaacgcgcacgtggcatttgtggctgcaaaggccgccacaaaggaacgcgcacgtggcatttgtggctgcaaaggccgccacaaaggaacgcgcacgtggcatttgtggctgcaaaggccgccacaaaggaacgcgcacgtggcatttgtggctgcaaaggccgccacaaaggaacgcgcacgtggcatttgtggctgcaaaggccgccacaaaggaacgcgcacgtggcatttgtggctgcaaaggccgccacaaaggaacgcgcacgtggcatttgtggctgcaaaggccgccacaaaggaacgcgcacgtggcatttgtggctgcaaaggccgccacaaaggaacgcgcacgtggcatttgtggctgcaaaggccgccacaaaggaacgcgcacgtggcatttgtggctgcaaaggccgccacaaaggaacgcgcacgtggcatttgtggctgcaaaggccgccacaaaggaacgcgcacgtggcatttgtggctgcaaaggccgccacaaaggaacgcgcacgtggcatttgtggctgcaaaggccgccacaaaggaggcCCAATCCAGCTGGATTTTGTGGCCGCTTAGGCCGTCACAAAGGATTGTACCGTTGGCATTACTggcggcaaaggccgccacaaatggaGGCCCAATTACTGGCGGAAAAGGCCGTCACAAAGCATTTTACCGTTAGAATTACTGGCGGCAAAAGCCGCCACAAATGGCATTATAGCCGTTGGCTTTTctggccgcccaggccgccacaaatatcaatatatccgttggcattgtggctgctttagccgccacaaatgctcaacctgaatctatatatatttttctcccctcctccttcattttttcacatccaacttctctctacaacctcattctaaccattctctcctccttctctctacacaaaattactcttaagcttcatttaaatttggtaagtataattatattatatatgtagttttataattttattttttaatttgatataactaattaatgttattgatttttatttttacagtgcttgttaattatttcgaagacttgcaagcatatcgtacgtgagtgaaagcttgaagtcagacgctactcggcatcaagttagtattttatatattttaaatttagattagtaaatatatatattatttttaaaatatagattagtaatatttatatttagattagttttataaatttatttttaaaaaaatagaaatgatgttgtttacatattaatatatgataaattaaagtttcaaaccacggttaaaatatattagttttaatataattattatttaaaaaaacattattaaaattgatgatattattattttttgttataaataagtcttgattattagtcttgatttttaaaaaaacatcatttaaaattttatataggtttatatatatttattgtattgatatatataatttattgtattgatatatatattatattgataataatatattatatattattgtattgtattgataataatatattatattgtattgatatatatatataattttatttcggtttatatatatttattgtattggtaataatatattatattgtgtgcagatgcatgctcccctaattgacatataaatatgtcaaaatttatatataatgcttttgaaaaataaagcaattaatatataaaacatcgatatatatataaatatatatgcacataatttatatatttatttaatttttagaataaacatatacatatatatatacacacacacacacacacacacacagatatatatatatatatatatatatatatatatggatttataccgtagttggatgtacgataggaattttcctggaagaaagggtcttaaacaacgttttgctaacaaggttgaagactttctgaattttgcgagagtgcaacaaattgtccaagatgaagggggaatgagatgtccatgttgtttatgtcgatgtagacggtttaaaagtgaagatgaaataagagtgcatttgtatgcagatggatttatgcctaactactggatttggactaatcatggagaagagtctccagcggcgcctaatactagtacatctatggagaattataacacaggtccttcaagtagtactaccatgttaggtatagattattataactatcaacactttgaggcgatgaatgatatgatctcggatgctgttggggttaatttgtcattcaatgaagatcaatatgacgataccgatggacttcccaatgaagaagctcagagattttatggtcttttgaaagagacaaataaaccgttgtttgaaggttcttcaaactcaaagttatcaatgtgtattagactattaggtctaaagtctcaatttcatgttcctgatttagctttggatttcatgactaaaatgatgctagatgcaacacctgttagagatggtttgccgcaaagttattatgatgcgaaacggttagtgtcaaagttaggattaggtgtcaagaggattgattgttgtgttaaaggttgcatgttgtattatgacaatgaatttggtatgaatgatgctaacttagttgaatgcaaattttgtcaacaaccaaggtatcaccaaaggaataactctagggtaagtaggggaaaatcaattccaaggaaagcaatgttttacctacctattgtatcaagattgcagagattgtttgcatcaatacaaactgcaggaaatatgacgtggcattatgagaatagaagaaattcaagcgagttgcgacatccgtctgatggtcaggcatggaaacactttgatcaaatgcatcctgattttgcgtcagatccacgcaatgtaagacttggattatcctcagatggatttacgtcgtacatacaagcatcgtctactccttattcttgttggccggttattgttactccttacaatcttcctcctaatatgtgtatgtctaaaccttatatgttcttagctgctgtgataccaggtccttctaatcctacaactggtattgatatttttttacaacctttgattgacgatttgaagaggttgtggaatggtgtcttgacatatgatattgctcggagagaaaattttatgatgagagctgcattgatgtggaccattaatgatttccccgcttatgggatgttgtcaggatggggcacccatggtaaattagcttgtcctatttgtatggaagatacaaaagcatttactttaaaatttggcgggaaagcatcgtggtttgactcgcatcgtaggtttttacctgctgatcatgcatttagaaggaacaaagctgcatttatgaagggctatgcagaaagtctaggaccaccgcttaagttgacatcagaacaagtttggaataaagtaaaagatatgccaaaggtacatgttgttaatggtgtggcctgtaaaccacaaggttatggacaatggcacaattggacaaaaagatgtattttttgggatctaccgtattggaaagataatcttttgagacataatctcgatgtaatgcatattgagaaaaatttctttgacaacatatttaatactgtgatgaatgtgaaaggaaaaacaaaagataatgacaaagccagaaaagacataggtatatattgcagacgaccagatttgttgttggtggaacaaaacggcaagaccctaaaacctcgtgcgaattacactttatctactgatgaagccaaatctgtttatcgttggatcaaagagctgaagacgcctgacggttattgttctaatttggcaagatgtgctgatgtggaaaatgggaggatgcatgggatgaaaagtcatgattgtcatatatttttagagtgtttacttcctattgcctttagtgctttaccgacacatgtattgaacccacttattgaagtgagtcaatatttcaagaatttgtgttcttcaacactctatgataaagatctcatcaagatggaaaatgacattccgatcattctatgtaagttggagaaagtatttcctcctgggttttttgattccatggagcatctctcagtgcatcttgcaagtgaagctaggcttggtggaccagttcagtatagatggatgtatccatttgaaaggtgatatatatatacatatacttgattttcaatatacttcaacttatatatacatggagcttattgtacatctctttgtatattataggttcatgggttattcaaaacggtcggtgaaaaacaaagctagagttgagggctcaatttgttcatcttaccttcaccgtgaaacaacacacttttgttctcattatttcaacaacgaaacgttgtcaccagttaacggaagaaacgctactgatagtgttatacgtcatccacatgctttatcagttttttgcttgtctggtcatcatgctggtagggattttccgattttctggccaagcgacaaagtatttaatgcggcacatgttcacgttttgattaactgcaccgaagttaaaccatacattgagtacgtttcaaatttctcttcatattaattatatttaattatatgattaaattgatattcaccatatatatggtcatcgatcagggcatttttaaatacgggacaatcatctgatgatatacattcaaatttcccattatggtttcaacaacaagtgcatctcgaagaacaaactcctatcaacatccacttaaggcacttatctatgggcccgagtagaagtttcaaagaatggcacacctattacgtcaatggatacaaatttcacactgaatcttggactgaaggaaaagaaacaattaatagtggagtttgtatgaaaagtgtctctgatagtggtgtagtagaagatttctatggcataattgagcatatttacgaaattgactacacgttcctagattatgcgaaaaaagtggtgttgttttactgtaagtggtttgatccatctagcagaggaactaaaataaatttgatatccaatactgtagacattcgtatgagcaaaaaatatccacggtttgatccatttgccctggcccataatgtaagacaagtctattatgttccttatccatcaactgtcagaagcaaacaaggttggtgtgctgcaatcaaaacaagaccaacgagtggaatcgaagaagttgaagcaggtcaaaatgaagaagttgcatttcaaatggatgaaatgtcaaatttggatcatgtgattggagatgagactattagtcaactttgtcatgagtcacacattggagaagaagttgatgaacaagaaatagatgaattagagaatgatgaaggcaatgacttaattcactcatcaaatgacgacgacgatgatgacgaagacgaagacgaagacaattaattaattatatatatatgtgtgtttctatatctataatattatatattgtaattgaaatgaacgacaccttatatatatatttttatattttatatatatttctttatttatgtcagtgttataatttatttatgtatatttcattattaattaatcttatgttaattgtatacacacatatattatattatatatatgtatggatatggatatatatatatatagacatggcttcagtgtcgggagtaggaggatctgcaggaggatcaggaggttcggatggatcgggaggaacaggaacggcggcaatacgaggaatatccaaaacatcacgtggtaagaaaaaagttgctaaacgtgttgttaatgacccatctctcatgccgatgccgaccattggtactagtggtggagctattcctctatatccggaggtcccagtagagccttatatcttagacgaaataatggatcccggatgtgttgattgctacaaccgcattgtcatcattccagaaggagatggatatgtaaactatgattgattgaatatttcattattattgcaatgttacattattaattttattaatttgtttttatatttaatttgcatataaactttgaagatattttccttttaaatcatctgcaaaggaaattgctgaagtcatacaagagaaatataaaaaaccatggttgtcttggggtgagataaaagaggataagacacctcaaattagggaagttgatcaatttttacattgtttcaaagtaaaTCATTAGATTAATTTNNNNNNNNNNNNNNNNNNNNNNNNNNNNNNNNNNNNNNNNNNNNNNNNNNNNNNNNNNNNNNNNNNNNNNNNNNNNNNNNNNNNNNNNNNNNNNNNNNNNNNNNNNNNNTTGACCATCGCTTTTCAAAGTGTCTCTCATCTATGTTGGcttacgcacgtaataagggcgaggaaaaacggcctaattggattggtgaaaatgtttggactgctttgtggaggaaatggaacacagatgcttacaaacagaagagagaaaaagcaaagattAATAGAGGATAtgagaggggtaccagtactcataagggaggttccatgtctgctggagaaattaaatattatatggtaattaattattatttataatatatatctattaatttatattcaattaatcatcacatttcaccaacttataaacttgacattaatttaatattttaggaaaagcaacttggaagggaggtcactcaggctgagatacatcgctatcttcatgttaatcctgaaacaaatgagtatactgatgaattatcaaaaatgattcaggtaattattatatattaattagacctataaattattatatattaattattaa
Protein-coding sequences here:
- the LOC140918810 gene encoding uncharacterized protein; the encoded protein is MASVSGVGGSAGGSGGSDGSGGTGTAAIRGISKTSRGKKKVAKRVVNDPSLMPMPTIGTSGGAIPLYPEVPVEPYILDEIMDPGCVDCYNRIVIIPEGDGYVNYD